A window of Paraburkholderia sp. ZP32-5 genomic DNA:
TTGCTGTCGGTCTTCAGCTCCTGCTGTTCGAGCTTGACCGGAAACAGTCCCGCGTAACGCAATTCGCCATCGACGATCGTCACCTTCTGCGCGCGCAGCGTGACCGAGATCTTGCTGTCGCGCACCGGCTTGCCGTCCGGATAGCGCAACTGGATCTTGCCCTTCAGCGGCTCGCCGGTCGCGTAGTCGGCCTTGTCCATCGCGAGGTTCACGTCGAAGTGCGGCTTCACGTATTCGGCGACGCGAAACGCGCTGCCGTACGCATCGCCGAGATAATCGAAGCGCAGCGTATAGCCGCCGGCGGTCGCATCGGCCGGCAGCGTGAACGCGGTATCCGCGCCGGTATCGGACGCGAAATGCACGGTGCTGTTGGCGACCGGCGCGCCGTTCGGATCGAGCACGTCGAGCTTGATATCGGCGGCGGCCGGCGCCGACGATTGCGTCGCGTTCTGGAACGTGCGGCCGATGAACTTCACGTGCACCGTCTCGCCGGGCCGGTACATCGGCCGGTCCGTCACCGCGTAGATCTTGGTGTTGTAGATCTCGCTGTCGTAATAGAAATTCTCGGAGACGAACACGCCGCCCTGCGGATCGACACCGAGCACATAGCTGCGCTCGGGGCTCACGTGCTGCAACAGCAGCGCGCCGTCGCCGCCGGTCGTGCCGCTTTGCAATACGCCGACGCCATCGGTCCAGCTCACATCCGTATTCGTGACCGGCTTGCCGTTGTCGCGCCGTGCGGTCCACACCAGCATGCCGCCCGAGGCCGCCTTGACGACCGCCACCGTGTCCGACACGAACAGCAGCGTATGCGCGCGATAGTTGCCGATCACCGCTTCGACGATATAGAGCCCCGGTGGCAACTTGCCGAGCGGAATCATCACGTTGCCGGAACTCGCCTCGATGAAGTTACTGCTGCTGCCTGCCAGATTGACGCCCTTCGGCGGCTCGATCACCTTCGCGTCCCAGATCGGATAGCGAAAGCGCGCGACCACGTCGTAGCCCTTCAACGGCGCGAACGACGAGCGCGGCTCGAACTGCGTCTGCTTGCCGGTCTGCTCGCCGAGCTTGAATTGCGGCGCGGCCTCGGTCGCCTTGCTGCGCGTCGCGAACGACAGCACGCGCTGCCACGCGCGGCGCGCTTCGGTAAACCAGCGGTCCCACAGATACGCGAGCGTGTTCGCGAGCCCTTCGCCCTGGTAGTTCGGCGCGATGTCCAGACGATGCAGATTCTTTTGCGCCTTCAGAAAGTCGAGCGGCTTCGCCACGCGATACACGACGATGTCCGCGCCGCCATACGGCTGCAACGCATCCTTGAAATCGCGGCCGGGCGCTTCGAGCCGCACCTGCGCGAGCTGATCGCTGCCGAAGCTCGCGTCGGACAGCAGAAAGAACGGCTGGCCGTCGACCTTCTGCGCGCTGTAGTTGCTCGGCGGTGCGGATTGCAATGTCGGGTTCGCGGCGATGTTGCTATCGGCGGGGTTGTCCGACGCAGGTGCGTCGTCGGCGCGGGCTGGCGATGTGAACGCGACCGCGAGCATCAGCGCCGCGAACAGCGCGGCGAGCATGCATGTTGCGCGGCGCAGTGTGTCGTGCAGCGCGCCGTACAGACGCAGCGCTTTGCAAAAGCCAATGAAAATGCCAACGCTGTTCACGCCGCGTTCGATTCTTCGCATCATGGTGTCAGAAAGTCCAAACGAAACACGCCAACGAAATTCGGATTGCCGTCGCGCGGCTGCCAGCGGGAGTCTTTCCATTGCATCAGGTCGGAAACGGCGACCGCGCGCAGACCGGTATCGGTCGGCGTCACGGTGCCGGTGTGATAGGCGATGTAGCGGTCCAGCCAGATCATCAGATGCTGGTCGTCGCCCTGGTCGAAGAACAGCAGGTCGCACGGCAGCGCCTGGTTGATGTCCTTCGAGACGAAACGGCTGTTGCGCTGAATCAGTGCGATCGCCGATGCGTACGCGCCGGTCGATCCGTCGACGCGGGTCCAGCGATTGGCGATCGTGCGCTGCGACGCCGACAGTTGCAGCTCGGGCGGCATGCTGCTCGCGTCCGCGAGACCGGTCATGCCGTTTGCGCGCAACCATTTGCTGTCGTGCGGCTTCAGCGTTTCACCGACCGCGAAGCGCACCAGGCCCGCGCAATCGCGCTGCGTCCAGCGCGGCGTCGGGCCACGCCGCAATTGCTGATCGACGATGCGCGAGAACCATGCGCGGAAAGCCGCCGATTGCGACGCGGAGAAGGCGTCGGGGTCGGGAAGCGTGGTCGTCGGAGTCAGCGCAAGGGCGACCGGCGTGGTGCTGGCAAACGCGATCAGAGAGACGGCATGCGCTAGCCAGACGCGGCGTGCGGTGTCCGGACGCGCGCAGGAATTCACGCGGGCACGCTCACACGGCATGACGTGCTTCGGCGCAAGCATCGACGCTGCCCGCGCAAGCCAACGGCGATGCGCGGCGCCGGGCCGTCCGGCCGCGTCCTGTGGGCGACGACGGCTCACCTAGTCAGCCTCGGTGCCGGGTTGATCCACCGGCGCGCCGAGCGTGCCAGTCTCGCTGTCCTGCGCCGCGGCGGCGCCACCCTGCGCATGATCGAACCACCAGTCGACCGGCACCCATTTCGTCGACCCCGGCAAGTCCTGCGGCAGCGTCAACGACACCGGCGGATAGTGCGCGAGCGCATGCAGCTTCGGCACCAGATGTGTGCGCGCCGCGTTGCGGAATACCGCTTCCTGATCGGGCGGCAGCGCGGCGCCCGCCTCGCGCTCGATCAGCGCGGCGGCCGATGACGGCGTCAGCGTCAGAATCGTGCGCGGCAGACGCTGCGGCGCGAGCGTATCGGCGAGCGCCGGGTAACGCTTGTCGAGCACCGCGAGCGTGTCGTCGACGAGACGGCTGTCCGGCGAGAAGATCAGATAGCCGTGCGCAAGCGCGAGCGTCACCGGGAAATAGTGCTCCGCCGACAACTGCGCCGCAAACGACGCCTTGCTGGCGAGCGCAGTGCCCGACAGCGCGCTAACCGGCCGCTGCCACACGATCACATCCGCGCCCTGCTGATGCATCGTGACCGGCAAGCGCAGATACGACGACTTTGCGCCATCGGCCGGCGCGGCCTTCGCTTCGTACGCGCCGATCGCGTCGCCGAAAGTCTTGCCGAGCGCGGCTTTCAATGCCGCGCTGCCGGCCGCGTCCTGAGTCTTCACGCGCGCGACGAATACCGGCGCGAGCAACGTCGATTTCGCGTACCAGCAGACCGCCGCCGGACCGGCGAGTTGATCGCCGATCGCAGCCGCGCCCTGCTCGCCGTTATCGATGACCTTGGCGAGCAGCCCCGACGCGTCGCGCCAGTCCGCCGGCAAACTCGCGCAGGCCGCCGGATTGGCCGGCAACGCGCGCCACAAGTCCGCGCTATTCCATTGCTGCGGCAGTTTGTCCGGATCGATCAGCGCCCATGTTTTCCACGTCGCGGCGGCGTTGCCGTTCGTCGACGCATCCGGCGCGAAATCGAAACGCAGCGCGTCGATGCCGGAGAAGAACGCCTGATAGCCGAACGAAAGATAGTTGGCCGACACCACCAGCCGATGGCCCTTCGGCGCGTCGCCGGCCGCATCGAGCCGGTATGCGCGCGCCGCGTCATCGCGACCCGACGCGAGCATGTCGGACACCGCGTCCGCGCGCTCGCCGAGCAGGGCGCCCTTGTCGTCGAGCAGCATGCCAGGCGCGGACAGCACCACGAGGCGATCGTCCTTCGCGGCAAACAGCAGCGTGTGGCCGACCGCGAGCTTCAGTGCATACACCGGCACGTCGCCGGAGAGCTTCGCGACCTGGCTCAACTGCGCGTCGCTCGCGGCGACGTTGCCCAAGCTTTGCAGCAGTTTCGCGAGACCATTGCGATGAATCGACATCAGCCAGTAGCCGAGCCGGCCATCGGGCGAACGCCACAACAGCACATGCGCGGGTTCGTCGAACACGCGGCGGATCAGTTCGTCGCGCCAGTCGAGCTGATGTTCGAACGCGAGACGCCGCAGCGCGCCTTCGGCGGACAGCCGCGTCGGGTCCGATTCGTAGTAGTCGACGAAGTCTTGCGTCAGCACGTCGTGAAGCAGCGGCACGCGTACGATGTCGCGCGGCAGCCGCGACAGCGCTTCGCTGTCGATCACGGCATCGGGATGCTGAATATCAAGGGCAACGGCGGCGCTTTGCGTGGCCTTGCGATGCGCGAACGGACGCCACACCGCCTGAATGATCACGCCGGCCACGATCAGAAGACCGACGATCAGAATAGCCATCTTTTTTCGCGACATCTTCATCTGATTTCTTCTTCTGAGTCGATGCGATGGTATTAAAACGCGGATGCCTGCCGGGATTTAAAACATGTGAGGCATCCGATATTGAACGGGCGATGATAACCGATATTTTTTCACGCAAACCCGACGTTTTCTTAATTTCACAGTTGGCCACGTTTCATCGATTCGCAACAGGAATTTGCTCGGTGCGTGTTAAATCAGCGTGACTTTTCGCATTCGCATAAAAAAACCCGGCCGTGCTTTAAATGCCGGCCGGGTTGTTGTTTCACACGCTGCATTGACTGCTTCGACGTAATCAGTCTTCTATTTTTTGTCAAAACTTTTCAAGCGCGCGTTTCATTCTGCCAACACCTGTTTCAATATCGGCGACGCCCGGCGCGGCAAACGACAAACGCAGCGCCGCCGTATCCACATCGTCTTTATAAAACGCGACACCGGGCACGAACATCACGTTCTGTTCGATGCACCTATGCAGATAATCGGACGCATCGCCTCCCGCCTTCAGACGCGCCCACACGAACATGCCGCCCGCCGGCCGGTGAAACGCGATGTCGCGCGCAAGCTCCGCATCGAGCGCGCCGCATAGCGCACGGCATTTCGACGCATACGCATCGACGATACGCGGCAGATGCCGCTCCAGCGCGCCGCTCGCCAGATACTCGGCGGCGATGGCCTGAGTCCACGGCGCGCTGCATAGATCGACGGTCTGCTTGGCGACCACGCAACGGCGGACGATCTCCGCGTGCGCGACCATCCAGCCGACACGCAAACCCGGCGCGACGATCTTCGACAGACTCGAAAAATGCACGACCCAGTCGCGCGAATCGGGCACCTGCTCGCTCAATGCGAGCAGCGACGGCAACGCTTCGCCATCGAACCGCAGATCGCCGTACGGGTCGTCCTCGACGATCACGAACCGGTAACGCGCGGCGAGTTTCAGCAACGCGACACGACGCTCGAGCGACAACGTCGCGCCGGTCGGATTCGCGAACGTCGGCACCGTGTACAGCAGCTTCGGCGCACGGCGCAACGTGCCGGCTTCGAGCAACGCGGCGAGCCTCTCGACATCGAGGCCGTGCTGATCGACGGGCACCGTCACCACATCGGCCTGCTGCAGTTTCAATGCCTGCAACGTCGCCGGATAGGCAGGCTGTTCGACGAGCACCACGTCGCCGGGCGCGACCATCACACGCAACAGCAGATCGAAGCCTTGTTGCGAACCGGTCGTCACCAGCAGATCCGGCGGCGCGCATGGCGTGCCGCGCCGGGTCATCAACTGGGCGAGTTGCTCTTTCAGAATTGCGAGACCATCGGTCGGGCCATATTGCAGACACAGCGTGGTTTGCTGCGACGCGCGCGCCGCAGCGGCATCGAGTCCTTCACGGTCGAACAGATCGCTGGCCGGGTAGCCGCCGGCAAACGAGATCATGCCGGGCTGCGCGAGGTATTTGAACAGCTCGCGAATCGGCGAGCCGCTCGGTGCTTCGAATGCGGGGTTGAAGGTGAACATGGTGACGGCCGCCTGTAGTCGTGAGGTGTCGATTGAAAACGGTCAACAACGATCGGCGTCGATTGTGGCGAGCGGCGGGACAGGCGGCAAACGATATCTGCGCACTACGTATTGCGTTTTTTGCATCACCTGTCGTACCGCCCGCCGCATGCGCGGCCGCAAAACTAGACGACGTTCTTCTCGACGATCGGCCGGTTTTCGAGCACGCGCGCAAAGCTCAACGCACTCAGATCGAGCGTCGTATAGCGGCCGTGCAGAATCAGTTCGCTGACGCCGCGTCCGGTCGCCGGGCCTTGCTGCAAACCGTGCCCGCTGAAGCCATTCGCGAAGATGCAGTTATCGATATCCGGATGGCCGCCAATGATCGCGTTCTGATCGAGCACGTTGTATTCGTAGTAGCCGGACCAGCAGTTCTGCACGCGCAGCGCTTCGAACTGCGGCACGCGGTTCGCGAGCGTCGGCCAGATCACGTCGTCGAATAGCGCGTGATCGACTTCGTCGAGCGGCAGATCGTCGGGATCGTTGTCCGGCGACGGCGACGTGCCGCAGATATACGAATTGCCCTCGGGCCGAAAGTACACGCCGCTCGGATCGATCAGCAGCGGACAGCGTTCGAGCCGCGCCGGTGATGTCACGTTGAAGATACTGCGCCGCCGTGCATGGACCGGCAGCTCGATGCCGATCATCCGCGCGACGTTGCGCGACCACGCGCCGGCCGCGTTGACGAAGACGTCGCACGCATGGCGCTCGCCGTCCGCCGTTTGCACCTGCGTGACGCGCCGGCCATCGCGATGCAGCGCGGTCACATCGGCGGCGACATAGCGCGCGCCGAGCGCCTGCGCTTTCTTGCGCAGTGCCTGCACGAGACCATAGCCGTCGAACCAGCCCTCGCCGCTTTCGCCATAAGCACCAGCAACCAGATCATCGGTATTGAGCCAGGGGAAACGGGCTTGCAGGCCGTGCGAATCGAGCAGGCTGATATCCGCGCCGAGGCTTTTCTGCAACGCGTGATTCTCGCGCAGCGTCGCCTCACCAGCGGGCGTCGCGAGAAACAGATAGCCGCCTTCGTGCAGATCGATCGACGGCCGCGTGCCGTCCACTTCGAGCCGCTCGCCGATCGAGCGCAGAAACTCGATGCCGAATAACGACATCTGAATCGATAGCGGGGTGGAGAATTGCTGACGGATCGATGCCGCCGACAATGCCGACGACGAACGCGCATAGGTCGGATCGCGTTCGACCACCGTGACGCCGACTGTCGGATTGGACAGCCGCAAGAAATACGCAATCGAGCTGCCGATCACCCCACCGCCGACGATCACGACTTTGGAACTCACGTCTTACTCCACGAGTAACGCGGCCACTCCACAACGCCGGGCGGCGCAACGGATTGCAGGAAGGAAAAGCGGATAAATGCAACGGCGGGCAGCGCATCAAAGCACCGCCCGCCCGACAACGTTCGCGCCGATCAAGCGCTAATCACGCATTAGTCGAGATTGAAGTCGATACCCTGCGCGAGCGGCAACGCCGACGAGTAGTTAACGGTATTGGTCGCGCGACGCATATAGGCCTTCCACGCATCCGAGCCCGACTCGCGGCCGCCACCGGTTTCCTTCTCGCCGCCGAACGCGCCGCCAATTTCCGCGCCGCTCGGCCCGATATTGACGTTCGCGATGCCGCAGTCGCTGCCCGCTGCGGACAGGAAGCGCTCCGCTTCGCGCAGATCGCTCGTGAACACGCACGACGACAGGCCATGATGCGCGGCGTTGTTCGCGTCGACCGCATCGGCGAAATCGCTGTAGCGCAGCACGTACAGAATCGGCGCGAAGGTTTCCTTCAGCACGACGGCCGTTTGCGACGGCATCTCGACGATCGCCGGACGCACGTAGTAGCCGCCCTCGTAGCCTTTCACCTCGACGCGCTCGCCGCCGAACACCTTGCCGCCCTCGGCCTTCGCCTGCTGCAACGCTTCCTGCATGCGATCGAACGATTGACGGTCGATCAGCGGGCCCATCAGCGTGCCCTTTTCGAGCGGATTGCCGATCGGCACCCGGCTATACAGCTGCTTCAAACGCTCGACGGTCTTGTCGTACACGCTGTCGTGCACGAACAGACGGCGCAGCGTCGTGCAGCGCTGGCCGGCCGTGCCGACCGCCGAGAACAGGATGCCGCGCATCGCGAGTTCGTGATCCGCCGTTTGCGTGACGATGCCCGCGTTATTGCCGCCGAGTTCGAGCAGCGAGCGGCCGAAGCGCTTCGCCACTTCGACGCCGACCTTGCGGCCCATTTCGGTGCTGCCCGTCGCGCTGACGATCGACGCGCGCGGATCGGCCACCAGCTTCTCGCCGACATCGCGGCCGCCGATCGCAAGTGACGTGAGCCCGGCCGGCGCGTCGCCGAATTCCTTCAGCGCATCTTCGAGAATCTTATTGACGGCGAGAGCCGAGAGCGGCGTCTTTTCCGACGGCTTCCAGATCACCGCGTTGCCGCACACCAATGCCAGCGCCGCGTTCCACGACCACACCGCGACCGGGAAATTGAACGCCGAAATCACGACGCAGGTGCCCAGCGGATGCCACGTTTCAGCCATCCGGTGACCGGGGCGCTCCGACGCGATCGTCAGACCGTACAACTGCCGCGACAGACCGACCGCGAAATCGCAGATGTCGATCATTTCCTGCACTTCGCCCATCCCTTCCTGCAGGATCTTGCCGGTCTCCAGCGATACGAGGCTGCCGAGCGCGTGCTTCTGTTCGCGCAGACGGTTGCCGAGCAGCCGTACCAGTTCGCCGCGGCGCGGCGCCGGCACGTTGCGCCACGCGGCGAAGGCGGTCTTGGCCTGCGCGAGCGCGGCGTCGACGTCCGCCACCGTGTGGCTGGCCACTCGGCCGATAAGCTCGCCGGTGACCGGCGAATGAACTGAGATATCGCCGGCTTGCGCGGCTTGAGCAATGCCGAGATCGGCAAGGATGGTGGAAGCGTCCATTTGAACCCCTTTAATTTCCGATGAGAAACAAGAGTAAGTTCGGAAACTATACACGGGGGGTTTTATGGCGGCAAGCAGGGGTTTCCAGCGACAAATCCGAGTGGACAAGTGCGTCGATGTTTCCAGAAGGAAACTTTGAGCAACGTTTGGACGCACGCAGAGCCCGCACAACCCGCTGCCCCAGTTGCCGGAGCGCCGCCCTCCCCGTATGATTGAGTAATCACTCAGTTATAGATCTCCCTCTTATTCATGGCCCGCCCGAAAAGCGAGGACAAGCGCAATGCCATCCTGTCCGCCGCCGTCCAGGTGATCGAGGAACAGGGTCTGGGCGCGCCGACGGCCAGGATCGCAAAGTTGGCGGGCGTTGCCGAAGGCACGCTGTTCACCTACTTCGACAGCAAGGACGCACTGCTCAACGCACTCTATCTGACGCTCAAGGACGAACTGCGCGAGGCGCTCGCGCCTGATTTTCCACACACGGAAAATCTGCGCGAGCGCGCGCTGTACCTGTGGACCAGCTACGTCGACTGGGGCGTCGCCAATCCGCACAAACGCAAGGTCATGCTGGTGCTCAGCGCATCGGAGCGCATCACCGAACAGTCGCGCGCGGTCGGCATGCAGGCCTTTGCCGACGCCGGCATGCTGATCGCGGACTGCATCGCGCGCGGCCATCTGCGTGACCAGTCGCCGGCTTTTGCGTCGGCGATCATGGGCGCGCTGGCCGAGACGACGATGGACTTCATCGTTCGCGAACCGCGTCAGCGCCAGAAATATCTGGACGCCGGCTTCAACTCCTTCTGGAACGCCGTCACGCAATCATGAGAACCCGAGTTTTTTTGTCTTTTTAAATGAGTGATTGATCACTCATAACCACAAACGAAAGGAGCACACGATGTCCAAAGTCTGGCTTGTCACTGGAAGTTCGCGCGGCCTCGGCCGGCATATCGTCGAAGCGGCGCTGGCCGCGGGCGAGCGCGTCGTCGCAACCGCGCGCGATCCTAAGCAACTCGACGACCTCGCCGCCCTCCATGGCGAGCGCGTGAAAATCGCGGCGCTCGACGTCGTCGATCCGGCCGCGGCGCAAGCCGCCGTGCAGGTTGCGCTCGACGCGTTCGGGCGCCTCGACGTGCTCGTCAACAACGCCGGCTTCGGCCATATCGCGCCGTTCGAGCAGACCCCGGAAGACGACTTCCACGCGCAGATCGACACGAACTTTTATGGCGTCGTCAACGTGACGCGCGCGGCACTGCCGGCCATGCGCGCGCAGAAGTCCGGGCATATCCTGAACGTGTCGTCGGTCGGCGGCCGCATGGGCACGGCGGGTATGGCGGCCTATCAGTCGGCCAAGTGGGCCGTCGGCGGCTTTACGGAAGTATTGCGCGAGGAACTGACGCCGATCGGCATCCATATGACG
This region includes:
- a CDS encoding SDR family NAD(P)-dependent oxidoreductase, producing MSKVWLVTGSSRGLGRHIVEAALAAGERVVATARDPKQLDDLAALHGERVKIAALDVVDPAAAQAAVQVALDAFGRLDVLVNNAGFGHIAPFEQTPEDDFHAQIDTNFYGVVNVTRAALPAMRAQKSGHILNVSSVGGRMGTAGMAAYQSAKWAVGGFTEVLREELTPIGIHMTALEPGGMATDWGQEAGSRIPALLPDYEPSIGALLKLFADYMGKERGDPRRVAQVVLALAYHDAPPAHLLLGSDALHFASQAEAARNTAGEQWREITLSTDFGTDGAIPAMPRA
- a CDS encoding DUF2138 domain-containing protein, whose product is MKMSRKKMAILIVGLLIVAGVIIQAVWRPFAHRKATQSAAVALDIQHPDAVIDSEALSRLPRDIVRVPLLHDVLTQDFVDYYESDPTRLSAEGALRRLAFEHQLDWRDELIRRVFDEPAHVLLWRSPDGRLGYWLMSIHRNGLAKLLQSLGNVAASDAQLSQVAKLSGDVPVYALKLAVGHTLLFAAKDDRLVVLSAPGMLLDDKGALLGERADAVSDMLASGRDDAARAYRLDAAGDAPKGHRLVVSANYLSFGYQAFFSGIDALRFDFAPDASTNGNAAATWKTWALIDPDKLPQQWNSADLWRALPANPAACASLPADWRDASGLLAKVIDNGEQGAAAIGDQLAGPAAVCWYAKSTLLAPVFVARVKTQDAAGSAALKAALGKTFGDAIGAYEAKAAPADGAKSSYLRLPVTMHQQGADVIVWQRPVSALSGTALASKASFAAQLSAEHYFPVTLALAHGYLIFSPDSRLVDDTLAVLDKRYPALADTLAPQRLPRTILTLTPSSAAALIEREAGAALPPDQEAVFRNAARTHLVPKLHALAHYPPVSLTLPQDLPGSTKWVPVDWWFDHAQGGAAAAQDSETGTLGAPVDQPGTEAD
- a CDS encoding NAD(P)/FAD-dependent oxidoreductase gives rise to the protein MSSKVVIVGGGVIGSSIAYFLRLSNPTVGVTVVERDPTYARSSSALSAASIRQQFSTPLSIQMSLFGIEFLRSIGERLEVDGTRPSIDLHEGGYLFLATPAGEATLRENHALQKSLGADISLLDSHGLQARFPWLNTDDLVAGAYGESGEGWFDGYGLVQALRKKAQALGARYVAADVTALHRDGRRVTQVQTADGERHACDVFVNAAGAWSRNVARMIGIELPVHARRRSIFNVTSPARLERCPLLIDPSGVYFRPEGNSYICGTSPSPDNDPDDLPLDEVDHALFDDVIWPTLANRVPQFEALRVQNCWSGYYEYNVLDQNAIIGGHPDIDNCIFANGFSGHGLQQGPATGRGVSELILHGRYTTLDLSALSFARVLENRPIVEKNVV
- the amaB gene encoding L-piperidine-6-carboxylate dehydrogenase translates to MDASTILADLGIAQAAQAGDISVHSPVTGELIGRVASHTVADVDAALAQAKTAFAAWRNVPAPRRGELVRLLGNRLREQKHALGSLVSLETGKILQEGMGEVQEMIDICDFAVGLSRQLYGLTIASERPGHRMAETWHPLGTCVVISAFNFPVAVWSWNAALALVCGNAVIWKPSEKTPLSALAVNKILEDALKEFGDAPAGLTSLAIGGRDVGEKLVADPRASIVSATGSTEMGRKVGVEVAKRFGRSLLELGGNNAGIVTQTADHELAMRGILFSAVGTAGQRCTTLRRLFVHDSVYDKTVERLKQLYSRVPIGNPLEKGTLMGPLIDRQSFDRMQEALQQAKAEGGKVFGGERVEVKGYEGGYYVRPAIVEMPSQTAVVLKETFAPILYVLRYSDFADAVDANNAAHHGLSSCVFTSDLREAERFLSAAGSDCGIANVNIGPSGAEIGGAFGGEKETGGGRESGSDAWKAYMRRATNTVNYSSALPLAQGIDFNLD
- a CDS encoding TetR/AcrR family transcriptional regulator, yielding MARPKSEDKRNAILSAAVQVIEEQGLGAPTARIAKLAGVAEGTLFTYFDSKDALLNALYLTLKDELREALAPDFPHTENLRERALYLWTSYVDWGVANPHKRKVMLVLSASERITEQSRAVGMQAFADAGMLIADCIARGHLRDQSPAFASAIMGALAETTMDFIVREPRQRQKYLDAGFNSFWNAVTQS
- a CDS encoding aminotransferase-like domain-containing protein, translating into MFTFNPAFEAPSGSPIRELFKYLAQPGMISFAGGYPASDLFDREGLDAAAARASQQTTLCLQYGPTDGLAILKEQLAQLMTRRGTPCAPPDLLVTTGSQQGFDLLLRVMVAPGDVVLVEQPAYPATLQALKLQQADVVTVPVDQHGLDVERLAALLEAGTLRRAPKLLYTVPTFANPTGATLSLERRVALLKLAARYRFVIVEDDPYGDLRFDGEALPSLLALSEQVPDSRDWVVHFSSLSKIVAPGLRVGWMVAHAEIVRRCVVAKQTVDLCSAPWTQAIAAEYLASGALERHLPRIVDAYASKCRALCGALDAELARDIAFHRPAGGMFVWARLKAGGDASDYLHRCIEQNVMFVPGVAFYKDDVDTAALRLSFAAPGVADIETGVGRMKRALEKF
- a CDS encoding DUF1175 domain-containing protein, which codes for MPCERARVNSCARPDTARRVWLAHAVSLIAFASTTPVALALTPTTTLPDPDAFSASQSAAFRAWFSRIVDQQLRRGPTPRWTQRDCAGLVRFAVGETLKPHDSKWLRANGMTGLADASSMPPELQLSASQRTIANRWTRVDGSTGAYASAIALIQRNSRFVSKDINQALPCDLLFFDQGDDQHLMIWLDRYIAYHTGTVTPTDTGLRAVAVSDLMQWKDSRWQPRDGNPNFVGVFRLDFLTP